tcattttttaaagatgaTTCTATAATATTACTATTCTGAATCCACATGAAAAGGTGGTAAATGGCTTGTTCCAAGAATATGTTTTAACACTACTATTTTGGCATCTCATTTGTATATTACTATTAGACGAAGAACTTATGGAAACATCGGTAAACTGCTGAAGTGTTCATCTCTCTTCTAaatgagtgaaaatgaagtgttGTCTCACAAAGTATGTTCAACAACGGCACTTACTGCAATATGGGAAAATGATAAGAATAGGGTTTATGTTAAGTGGTGAAATGCACTGGGAGTATCAAGttgaacataatatttttttggaaggCTATAGACTAGCCATGCTCAATGGTATAGAATGTAATTTTGTTGAAAAGACATAAAtacgaaaaaaaaagaaaaaaaaaagacgatgATGAGACGGGGAACAAAATGATCTGTTCATGGGTAGGGGTAGCTCCTATTGAGGAAAATATGAGGGATAGTTGCTTAAGATGGTTCTTTTATGTATGATGGTGATTGGATTAGTGTACGAGTGAAAAATGGTTATTTAATTCAAACTGATGGAGTCAAAAGTGGAAGATATGAGGCCTAAAATAATAGTGGCAACAGTGAAGTATATGTTACAAAGGAGGGAGGAAACAGGGGCTATAATTTTGGACAGGAAAAAATGTGGCCATCTTAATTAGTTGACAAGGATTTATAGGCTTGActttaatttgattgtcatgaagGTTGACTAAAGAATAAAACAGTATCACTAGGCTCTTCAAGTATACtaaatttgtttgtttcttaCCACACTCGGCAACTATACTGGTTTGTATTAGTACTCAAGCTCCTTTCATCCTTATTTCCTGCATGCTTGCAAACCCTGCCTATAGCTAGAATGAGCTTGTTCTAGTTTCTTACGACTCATATCTCAATATTATTAACCTCACTAGAGTTGAGGAAGGGGGGAAGAGTTGGTTTTCCCTAAGCATATATATTTGGAAGTAATTTTGGTATACAATGAGGTAAATAGATGAAACATTGGATTGATATTAATCCTTAAATTGCTTAACCAGATTAGGCtgtacatatattattatataagtgGAGAAATTAAGTGATAGTTCTTGTGGTCCATTTTTCTGCTACTTTATGATGTCCTCCCCTACTCCatctcaaaaaggaaaaattccTTGGTCTTCCACTGTAAGTTCGGTAAATATTAGAAAGGTATATTGAAACATATCCCATGCCCATGACCCTCTTGATTCTTATGCCAAGGCATTCACTCTTCTCACTGGTATGtaagaaaataactttaaaaaaaatgtataggaTCTTTTACCTCTGGCCATTTGTGCTTGACAACTGGAAAGTTTCAAATCTACAAAAGAAACTAGAGATTTTGTAGGGAAGGGACTTCTAGTCTTTTGCCTTAGAACTTTTTGAGTGGTTCTAATGGAAAACACAAGCCCCTTTATATAGGCAAGAATAGGGACCCTCATTTATTACTCCTACAACCTTTAGGCTACCCTCATTATTTCATCCATCAAAAAATAACAAGGGTCGCCACTTTATTTATGAAGGGCAATTACCTATGTTTGATAGAtgaagtgtatcatcttagatgaAGTGAACCACTTTAGGGAAGATAAaggttttctaggaaaaccaaaagtctaacattctcccacttggttcACTTAATAGGTAAAACCGAAATGGCCCAAATAATGCCCTTAATTCTGTTAAGGTATCCTATATACGAACCATGGTGGTATTACTCTTTATAGTGAACATTTCCCTTCCATGTGTCACAATACATAGTATCccttaaaaatactttatgaaCAACTATTAAAAGTCATTTGGGTCCAACTTAATCACCCAATGGATATGACGAATTCGTTACTTTATGCACAAAACTAAAACTGAATTCAACTTTATTCTTTGTGAAATATATAGTAACATGAGAGATTACACTTTAATTAAGCCCATACGATCCACATGACCCTGAAATTGTTTTACCGGTAAACCTTTGGTCATTGGATCAGCTAACATCAATTCTGTACTGGTGTGCTCAATATACACCACATTATATTTGATGCTCTCTCTCACACTTAAATACTTTATGTCGATATGCCTGCTTCTACTTCTGCTCTTATTGTTCTTTGAGAAGAACACTGCAGGGGTATTATCACAAAGAATCTTTATTGGTCTTTGAATGGAATCGACAATTTTAAGaccagaaataaaattcttcaaCCATATGGCTTGTGTCGTTGCTTCATAGCATGCAATAAATTCTGCCTCCATAGTAGACGTAGCAACTATAgattgcttcttactcttccaagatatAGCTCCTTCAGCAAGAAGAAAGATATATCCAGAAGTAGACTTTCTGGTGTCTACACGACCGGCAAAATCCAAATCTGAATAGCCAACCACTTGCAAATTTTCTGTATGCCTGTAGGTTAGCATGTAATTCTTGGTTCCTTGCAAATACTGCATCACCTTCTTTGCAGCTATCCAATGTTGAAGTCTTGGGTTACTTTGATAAAGACCCAATAATCCAACTGCTAGACATATGTTTGGACGGGTACAAACTTGAGCATACATCAAGCTACCCACTGTAGATGCATAAGGTACACTTTTCATCTGCTCTTGTTCCAATGCATTTTCAGGGGATTGTcctttatgaaatttatcaCCTTTGATTATGGGAGCTACAGACGCTTTACAATCTTTCATACCGAATCTCTGTAAAACTTTTTCAATGGAGGCCTTTTAAGACAGTCATAAGACTCTTTGTTTCCTGTCTCTGTGAATCTCTATGCCAATGACATAAAAGgcttcacccatatccttcatttcaaagttttgggAGAGAAATTGTTTAGTCTCATGTAACAATCCCAAATCACTGCTTGCAAGAAGAATATCGTCTACATATAGGACTAAGAAAATGTATTTGCTCCCACTGAATTTAAAGTATATACATTGATCAACAAGATTCTCGATAAAACTGTATGAGATAATAATCTTGTGAAACTTTAAATACCATTGACGGGAagcttgttttagtccataaagAGACTTCTTCAATTTACATGCTTTCTTACTGTCGTTACTGAAACCCTCAGGTTGTTTCATGTATACCACTTCATTAAGATCCCCATTAAGAAAAGcagttttcacatccatttgatgtaactctaaatcaaaatgagctaCTAAAGCCATGATTATCCTCAATGAATCCTTCTTAGAGACCGGAGAGAAGGTTTCATGATAATCAATGCCTTCCTTCTGAGTGAATCCTGTAGCGATAAGTCTAGCCTTATATTgtttgacattaccagaagaatctcgtttggttttaaaaacccatttgcagCCCACTGTTGCCGCCCCTTCTGGTAATTCGACGAGATCCCAGACTTGGTTCTTATAAATGGATTCTAACTCATTTTTCATGGCATCCAACCAAAATGTAGATTTAGCTCCACTCATGGCTTGTGAAAACGTAATTGGGTCTTCCGGAAGTCCAATGTCAAAATCAGACTCAGTTAGGTATACAATGTAATCAT
The genomic region above belongs to Carya illinoinensis cultivar Pawnee chromosome 4, C.illinoinensisPawnee_v1, whole genome shotgun sequence and contains:
- the LOC122306199 gene encoding secreted RxLR effector protein 161-like produces the protein MKDCKASVAPIIKGDKFHKGQSPENALEQEQMKSVPYASTVGSLMYAQVCTRPNICLAVGLLGLYQSNPRLQHWIAAKKVMQYLQGTKNYMLTYRHTENLQVVGYSDLDFAGRVDTRKSTSGYIFLLAEGAISWKSKKQSIVATSTMEAEFIACYEATTQAIWLKNFISGLKIVDSIQRPIKILCDNTPAVFFSKNNKSRSRSRHIDIKYLSVRESIKYNVVYIEHTSTELMLADPMTKGLPVKQFQGHVDRMGLIKV